The following are encoded together in the Bacillus cereus group sp. RP43 genome:
- a CDS encoding hemolysin III family protein: MTQKITRMTQFVKEEIANAITHGIGAILSIPALIILIIHASKHGTASAVVGFTVYGVSMFLLYLFSTLLHSIHHPKVEKLFTILDHSAIYLLIAGTYTPFLLITLRGPLGWTLLAIIWTLAIGGIIFKIFFVRRFIKTSTLCYIIMGWLIIVAIKPLYENLTGHGFSLLLIGGILYSVGAIFFLWEKLPFNHAIWHLFVLGGSTMMFFCVLFYVLPAA; this comes from the coding sequence ATGACGCAAAAAATTACAAGAATGACCCAATTTGTAAAAGAAGAAATTGCGAATGCAATTACCCATGGTATCGGTGCCATTTTAAGCATCCCTGCCTTAATCATATTAATTATTCATGCTTCCAAACATGGTACAGCATCTGCTGTTGTTGGCTTTACTGTTTATGGCGTAAGCATGTTCTTGCTATACTTATTTTCTACACTGTTACATAGTATCCATCATCCAAAAGTAGAAAAGTTATTTACCATTTTAGATCACTCCGCCATATATTTATTAATTGCCGGCACGTATACACCATTTCTACTCATTACACTGCGTGGCCCGCTCGGTTGGACTTTACTCGCAATTATTTGGACCCTTGCGATTGGTGGAATTATTTTCAAAATCTTTTTTGTTCGTCGCTTTATTAAAACATCAACATTATGTTATATCATTATGGGTTGGCTCATCATCGTTGCCATTAAACCCCTTTATGAAAATTTAACCGGTCACGGCTTCTCACTACTATTAATAGGCGGCATTTTGTATTCTGTCGGAGCTATATTCTTCCTTTGGGAAAAACTTCCGTTCAATCATGCCATTTGGCATCTCTTCGTACTAGGCGGTAGTACAATGATGTTTTTCTGCGTACTGTTTTATGTCTTACCCGCAGCATAA
- the tatC gene encoding twin-arginine translocase subunit TatC: MEDREMSVVEHIVELRKRVIYTVLSFVLFLIIGFTFTKDIYFWLVKDLPMKLTVLGPSDVLWIFFSIATVFAIVCTIPFAAIQIWLFVKPGLHPNEQKMTLMYIPVLSILFIAGLSFGYFIVMPFLFHFLTTIGNEMFNTMFTTEKYFHFVLNLTVPFAVIFELPVVVMFLTSIGLLTAEFLQKIRRYAYVVLIIIASCISPPDFLSHSLVAVPLICIYEISIALSKIVSKRKQKREEDTQSKSASL; this comes from the coding sequence ATGGAAGATCGGGAAATGAGCGTAGTGGAACATATTGTTGAGCTTCGCAAACGAGTAATATATACAGTATTATCCTTTGTATTATTTTTAATTATTGGATTTACTTTTACGAAGGATATTTATTTTTGGCTTGTAAAAGATTTACCAATGAAATTAACTGTTCTCGGTCCAAGTGATGTGTTGTGGATTTTTTTCTCGATTGCTACAGTATTTGCTATCGTTTGTACAATTCCTTTTGCTGCGATACAAATTTGGTTATTTGTAAAACCAGGTTTACATCCCAATGAACAAAAAATGACATTAATGTATATACCGGTATTGTCTATATTATTTATAGCAGGCTTATCTTTCGGTTATTTTATCGTCATGCCATTTTTATTTCATTTCCTAACTACAATTGGTAATGAGATGTTTAATACAATGTTTACAACGGAAAAATATTTTCATTTCGTATTAAATTTAACAGTTCCGTTTGCTGTTATATTTGAATTACCTGTAGTTGTTATGTTTTTAACGAGTATAGGTCTTCTGACGGCAGAATTTCTTCAGAAAATAAGAAGATATGCTTATGTCGTGTTGATTATAATTGCATCATGTATATCGCCGCCAGATTTTTTATCACATAGTTTAGTAGCGGTACCGCTTATTTGTATTTATGAAATTAGTATTGCTTTATCAAAGATAGTTAGTAAACGAAAACAGAAAAGAGAAGAAGATACACAGTCGAAAAGTGCCTCGTTATAA
- a CDS encoding twin-arginine translocase TatA/TatE family subunit: MFSNIGFPGLILILVAVLILFGPKKLPEIGKALGETLKEFKKSTKELTDEAFQEKEKNK, encoded by the coding sequence ATGTTTTCAAATATTGGCTTTCCAGGGTTAATTTTAATTTTAGTAGCAGTGTTAATTTTATTCGGCCCAAAAAAGTTACCGGAAATTGGGAAAGCTTTAGGGGAAACGTTAAAAGAATTTAAAAAATCAACAAAAGAATTGACTGATGAGGCATTTCAAGAGAAGGAAAAAAATAAATAA
- a CDS encoding FMN-dependent NADH-azoreductase has translation MTKVLFITANPNSAEGSFGMAVGEAFIEAYKNEHPQDEVVTIDLFNTTVPAIDADVFAAWGKFATGEGFETLSENQQQKVAAMNNNLETFMHADRYVFVTPMWNFSYPAVVKAYLDNLSIAGKTFKYTENGPVGLLEGKKALHIQATGGVYSEGAYASMDFGRNHLNAVLGFMGVSDTEYIAVEGMNANPEKAQDIKEAAIVNARELAKRF, from the coding sequence ATGACAAAAGTACTATTTATTACAGCAAATCCAAATTCAGCAGAAGGTTCTTTCGGTATGGCAGTAGGAGAAGCTTTCATCGAAGCATATAAAAACGAACATCCACAAGACGAAGTTGTAACAATTGATTTATTCAATACAACTGTACCAGCAATCGATGCAGATGTATTCGCTGCTTGGGGTAAATTTGCAACAGGCGAAGGATTCGAAACTTTAAGTGAAAATCAGCAACAAAAAGTTGCAGCAATGAACAATAACTTAGAAACATTTATGCATGCAGATCGTTATGTGTTCGTGACTCCAATGTGGAACTTCAGCTACCCAGCAGTAGTGAAAGCATACTTAGATAACTTATCAATCGCAGGTAAAACATTCAAATATACTGAAAATGGTCCAGTTGGCTTACTAGAAGGCAAAAAAGCACTTCATATTCAAGCTACAGGCGGCGTTTACTCTGAAGGAGCATACGCATCTATGGACTTCGGTCGCAATCACTTAAATGCAGTATTAGGATTCATGGGTGTATCAGACACTGAATATATTGCAGTTGAAGGAATGAATGCAAATCCTGAAAAAGCACAAGACATTAAAGAAGCAGCAATTGTAAATGCACGCGAATTAGCAAAACGTTTCTAA
- a CDS encoding DUF2535 family protein encodes MITKSFYFTHATGNCIKIFEIPVLQTQHPLAFLIQSRLQLFIAKIQKHKNPRVSYSFREYLQSCLKWNDYSNVYKTNTLEKNA; translated from the coding sequence GTGATTACGAAAAGTTTTTATTTCACTCATGCAACAGGGAATTGTATTAAAATATTTGAAATCCCTGTCCTACAAACACAGCATCCATTAGCGTTTCTAATTCAGTCTCGTCTTCAATTGTTTATTGCAAAGATTCAAAAACATAAAAACCCAAGAGTCTCGTACTCTTTCCGTGAATATTTACAAAGTTGTTTGAAGTGGAATGATTATTCAAATGTATATAAAACAAATACTCTTGAAAAAAATGCATAA
- a CDS encoding thymidylate synthase, with protein sequence MKHAEYEYLNLCRHVMEHGTKKEDRTGTGTVSVFGYQMRFDLSKGFPLLTTKRVPFRLVASELLWFMKGDTNIRYLLQHNNNIWNEWAFKSWVESDEYTGPDMTDFGLRSQQDEEFKVQYDEQMDLFKKNVLEDDDFSNKYGYLGDVYGKQWRAWKTTAGETLDQLKDVIEMIKKTPDSRRLIVSAWNPEDVPSMALPPCHTLFQFYVADGKLSCQLYQRSGDIFLGIPFNIASYSLLTHLIAHECGLEVGEFVHTIGDAHIYTNHFEQVEKQLAREPRPFPKLTLNLDVKSVFDFEMEDLTIEGYDPHPAIKAPVAV encoded by the coding sequence ATGAAACATGCTGAATATGAATACTTAAATTTATGCCGTCATGTAATGGAGCACGGTACGAAGAAAGAAGATCGTACGGGAACTGGTACTGTATCTGTATTTGGATATCAAATGCGTTTTGATCTTAGTAAAGGATTTCCTTTATTAACGACAAAGAGAGTCCCATTCCGCCTTGTAGCAAGTGAACTACTTTGGTTTATGAAAGGCGATACAAATATCCGCTATTTATTGCAGCATAATAATAATATTTGGAATGAATGGGCATTTAAGAGCTGGGTAGAAAGTGACGAGTATACTGGGCCTGATATGACAGATTTTGGTCTTCGCTCACAACAAGATGAGGAATTTAAAGTGCAATATGATGAGCAAATGGACCTATTTAAAAAGAATGTTTTAGAAGATGATGATTTTTCGAATAAATATGGCTACTTAGGAGACGTATATGGCAAGCAATGGCGTGCTTGGAAAACGACAGCTGGTGAGACACTTGATCAATTAAAAGATGTAATTGAAATGATTAAAAAAACGCCAGACTCACGTCGCCTAATTGTTTCTGCTTGGAATCCTGAAGATGTACCAAGTATGGCATTACCGCCTTGTCATACGTTATTCCAATTTTATGTAGCGGATGGCAAACTTTCTTGTCAGCTATATCAAAGAAGTGGAGATATATTCCTTGGAATTCCATTTAACATTGCAAGCTATTCACTTCTAACACATTTAATAGCACATGAATGTGGTCTTGAAGTAGGAGAGTTTGTTCATACAATTGGAGATGCACATATTTATACGAATCATTTTGAACAAGTAGAAAAACAATTGGCACGTGAACCACGTCCGTTCCCGAAACTTACATTAAATCTAGATGTGAAATCTGTGTTTGATTTTGAGATGGAAGATTTAACGATTGAAGGATATGATCCACACCCAGCGATTAAAGCACCGGTTGCAGTGTAA
- a CDS encoding S41 family peptidase codes for MYAEIFKEVVSITHHDYSGCIDKEGWDDPTTYLQTIEKLEKQGELTPVQFTEIVRDYLLDFKDNHMFFKMCSNNQPLNTVGFQVKRYEDRLYITSTSQEIRVKKGQSILALDNMKVPELLIKYKKYLNEATYEREKWDYVLLKSSNCTLIDEDGVTETITLQKYKQSEYTPIYSFKQYDKDTLLITLTDFANTEAINKLLDSHKNELNSFPNLIIDLRLNRGGSDDAFFNLLPYLFEDKEISLFDSSDTMQLNHTERNFHLRMKDIEMEDYDSLDELSKLFTDMFIQDLKRNYKKGFITFDTSGLPKELQSLKIHGRKSPNRVVILTDVTCGSSGDSFVEVAKKSLKVKVIGRPTAGLNDYSNLAVMEWADTFALYYPTSRLSIIDKGEGMSGIGIQPHIHIPWTPEHIQEDVDLKLALQLLQNEEW; via the coding sequence GTGTACGCAGAAATTTTTAAAGAAGTTGTTTCGATTACTCATCACGATTATTCAGGCTGTATAGATAAAGAAGGATGGGACGATCCTACTACTTATTTACAGACAATTGAGAAACTAGAGAAGCAAGGAGAATTAACACCAGTACAATTTACAGAAATTGTACGTGATTACTTACTAGACTTTAAAGATAATCATATGTTTTTCAAAATGTGCTCTAACAATCAACCTCTTAACACTGTTGGCTTCCAAGTGAAAAGATACGAAGACCGCCTATATATTACATCCACTTCACAAGAAATAAGAGTGAAAAAAGGACAGTCTATTCTAGCATTAGATAATATGAAAGTTCCTGAGCTATTAATAAAATATAAGAAGTATCTAAATGAAGCTACATATGAACGTGAAAAATGGGATTATGTTTTATTAAAATCATCAAATTGTACCCTTATAGATGAAGATGGAGTAACCGAAACTATTACATTACAAAAGTATAAACAAAGCGAATACACGCCTATTTATTCATTTAAACAGTATGATAAAGATACACTCTTAATTACTTTGACGGATTTCGCAAATACTGAAGCTATTAATAAATTATTAGACTCACACAAAAATGAGCTTAATTCTTTTCCCAACTTAATTATAGATTTGCGATTGAATCGTGGCGGAAGTGATGATGCATTTTTCAACCTACTTCCTTACTTATTTGAAGACAAAGAGATTTCTCTTTTCGATTCTTCAGATACAATGCAATTAAACCATACAGAACGAAACTTTCATTTACGTATGAAAGACATCGAAATGGAAGATTATGATTCTTTAGACGAACTTTCCAAATTATTCACTGATATGTTTATTCAAGATTTAAAAAGGAATTATAAAAAAGGATTCATTACATTTGATACTTCTGGGTTACCAAAAGAACTACAATCATTAAAAATACACGGCCGAAAATCACCTAATAGAGTAGTCATATTAACAGATGTTACATGCGGAAGTTCTGGTGATTCTTTTGTAGAAGTTGCAAAAAAATCATTGAAAGTAAAAGTAATAGGTCGTCCTACTGCTGGTTTAAATGATTATTCAAATTTAGCAGTAATGGAATGGGCTGATACATTCGCTCTTTACTACCCTACTTCACGACTTTCTATTATAGATAAAGGCGAAGGAATGTCCGGAATTGGTATACAACCGCATATACATATCCCGTGGACTCCGGAACATATACAAGAAGATGTTGATTTAAAGTTAGCATTACAACTGCTTCAAAACGAAGAATGGTAA
- a CDS encoding DegV family protein: MQKIKIVTDSTADLSQEVIEKYDVHVLPLSISVNGQTYLDRVDLQPDEFIEEMIKSEELPKTSQPAMGTFVEMYDKLGEDGSEVLSIHMTGGMSGTVATANSAASMTDTKVTVVDSQFITHALAYQVIEAAKMAKEECSLEDILKRIDEVRKNTRLYVVVDTLENLVKGGRIGKGKALIGSLLNIKPIASLEGGVYNPVTKVRSQGQIVKTLAKIFEEDTAGKVVKAVAIPHAKAIPLAESVKVAVEKVNGFTESEIFYTTPVISTHTGPGAIGFMYLAE, encoded by the coding sequence ATGCAAAAAATTAAAATTGTAACAGATTCAACGGCAGATTTATCTCAAGAAGTGATTGAGAAGTATGATGTTCATGTTCTACCATTATCTATTTCTGTAAATGGGCAAACATACTTAGATCGTGTAGATTTGCAACCGGATGAATTTATTGAAGAAATGATTAAATCAGAAGAATTACCAAAAACATCACAACCGGCTATGGGTACATTTGTAGAAATGTATGACAAGCTAGGCGAAGATGGAAGTGAAGTACTTTCCATTCATATGACAGGTGGAATGAGCGGTACTGTCGCAACAGCGAATAGCGCTGCATCAATGACAGATACAAAAGTAACAGTTGTTGATTCTCAATTTATTACACATGCTTTAGCATATCAAGTAATTGAAGCTGCAAAAATGGCAAAAGAAGAATGCTCACTAGAAGATATTTTAAAACGTATTGATGAAGTAAGAAAGAATACTCGTTTATATGTTGTCGTAGATACATTAGAAAACTTAGTAAAAGGTGGACGCATTGGTAAAGGTAAAGCACTTATTGGTTCTTTACTTAATATTAAACCAATCGCAAGTTTAGAAGGCGGCGTATATAATCCGGTAACGAAAGTACGTAGCCAAGGGCAGATTGTAAAAACATTGGCTAAAATATTCGAGGAAGATACTGCTGGAAAAGTGGTGAAAGCTGTTGCGATTCCACATGCTAAAGCAATTCCTTTAGCAGAAAGTGTAAAAGTTGCTGTTGAAAAAGTGAATGGATTCACTGAATCAGAGATTTTCTATACAACACCAGTTATCAGTACTCATACAGGACCAGGAGCAATTGGTTTTATGTATTTAGCAGAGTAA
- a CDS encoding dihydrofolate reductase: protein MIVSFMVAMDENRVIGKDNNLPWRLPSELQYVKKTTMGHPLIMGRKNYEAIGRPLPGRRNIIVTRNEGYHVEGCEVANSVEEVFELCKNEEEIFIFGGAQIYDLFLPYVDKLYITKIHYAFEGDTFFPKIDMTNWKEIFVEKGLTDEKNPYTYYYHVYEKQQ from the coding sequence ATGATTGTTTCATTTATGGTCGCAATGGACGAGAATAGAGTAATTGGTAAAGATAATAATTTACCTTGGCGTTTACCAAGTGAATTACAGTATGTAAAGAAAACAACGATGGGTCACCCACTTATTATGGGAAGAAAGAACTACGAAGCGATTGGTAGACCACTGCCTGGAAGACGTAATATTATTGTAACTCGTAATGAAGGGTATCATGTTGAAGGCTGTGAAGTGGCAAATTCTGTAGAAGAAGTGTTTGAACTATGCAAAAATGAAGAAGAAATCTTTATTTTCGGCGGAGCACAAATTTATGATCTCTTTTTACCTTATGTAGACAAGTTATATATAACAAAAATCCACTATGCATTTGAAGGTGATACATTCTTCCCAAAAATAGATATGACAAATTGGAAAGAGATTTTTGTAGAAAAAGGTTTAACGGACGAAAAAAATCCGTATACGTACTATTACCATGTATATGAGAAGCAACAATAA
- a CDS encoding lysophospholipid acyltransferase family protein translates to MIQTFFKIFYLILIVIAITPRLWRIKRKANAMSPQEKDSVVYKTTNWFGKKMVRVTGSTVEVKGLENVPKDKPVLVVSNHQSNMDIPVLLGYLNKPIGFVSKAEIKKFPVVPTWMELMNCVFMDRSDRRQSLKAIKDGIELLKNGHSIVIFPEGTRSKGGEIGEFKAGSFHLAVKSGVAILPVTLDGTYKMFEANGNRMKPAHATVTISKPITPEEYASMDAKELTQHTKDIIASQLHK, encoded by the coding sequence ATGATTCAAACGTTTTTTAAAATCTTTTATTTAATTTTAATCGTAATTGCGATTACACCAAGGTTGTGGCGTATAAAAAGAAAAGCAAATGCGATGTCACCGCAAGAAAAAGATAGTGTTGTGTATAAAACAACAAACTGGTTTGGTAAGAAAATGGTGCGTGTAACTGGATCGACTGTAGAAGTAAAGGGACTTGAAAATGTTCCGAAAGACAAGCCGGTGCTAGTTGTAAGTAATCATCAAAGTAATATGGATATTCCTGTTTTACTAGGTTACTTAAATAAGCCAATTGGATTCGTTTCAAAAGCGGAAATTAAAAAGTTTCCGGTTGTACCAACATGGATGGAACTAATGAATTGTGTGTTCATGGACCGCAGCGATCGCCGTCAATCTCTTAAGGCAATTAAAGATGGAATTGAACTATTAAAGAATGGACATTCTATCGTAATTTTCCCTGAAGGAACGAGAAGTAAGGGTGGCGAAATTGGAGAGTTTAAAGCGGGTAGTTTTCACCTAGCAGTAAAATCTGGTGTAGCAATCTTACCTGTAACGTTAGATGGTACATATAAAATGTTTGAAGCGAATGGAAATCGTATGAAACCAGCTCATGCAACAGTAACGATTTCTAAGCCGATTACACCTGAAGAGTATGCAAGTATGGATGCTAAAGAGTTAACACAGCATACAAAAGATATTATTGCATCTCAATTACATAAGTAA
- the pbpC gene encoding penicillin-binding protein 3: MRKIWGILFLCLTFMLVGCGKEEKPQEAFDTYVKAWNKQKFADMYDQLSENAKKDISKKEFTEKYEKIYSGIEVKDLKVETGEVKEDKKDEGPVPFKVSMDTVGGKITFGHEAKMVKEKDGDKESWKIDWTPDFIFPGMTKDSKVRMQTTQPKRGEIYDRNGKGLATNGKASEIGIVPEKLDETAPQTKEAVAKLLNMSVEEIDQKLAAKWVKPGYLVPIGILPEGTTQNTYIDLPGVAAKPVNVRTYPLGEAAAHLTGYIGKVNAEDLKTLQKKGYQADEPVGKAGLEQVLEEQLRGKKGGRVFMEDAQGKEIKNLAKTDAVDGENVTLTIDSVVQEKTYNEMKGEAGSSAAINPKSGETIALVSSPAYNPNLIARGTSKAQREAWNNDPKKPMTNRFTQLSVPGSVFKPITGAIGLETKTIDPKEELKIEGMKWTKDSSWGNYYVTRVKDANPIDFDKAMKYSDNIYFAQEALKIGKDKFMAEAKKFGFDEKLPIEYGFPASKIANDGIKNDIQMADTGYGQGQVLMTPLHLALTYAPIVNDGKIPSPYLIKTDKQPKVWKENVISKENQDILKTALTKVINDPDGTGKIAKIDGMTLAGKTGTAELKVSKEAEGKELGWFAAFDLNSPDMVITMMIEDVKGRGGSNIPAEKVKHIFQK; the protein is encoded by the coding sequence TTGAGAAAGATATGGGGGATTCTTTTTCTTTGCTTAACGTTCATGTTAGTTGGATGCGGTAAAGAAGAAAAACCACAAGAAGCGTTTGATACATATGTAAAAGCATGGAATAAACAAAAATTTGCAGATATGTACGATCAATTATCAGAAAATGCAAAAAAAGATATTTCAAAGAAAGAGTTTACTGAGAAATATGAAAAAATTTATTCTGGTATTGAAGTGAAAGACTTAAAGGTAGAAACAGGGGAAGTAAAAGAAGATAAAAAAGATGAAGGCCCTGTTCCTTTTAAAGTAAGCATGGATACAGTTGGTGGTAAAATCACTTTTGGTCATGAAGCAAAAATGGTGAAAGAAAAAGATGGAGATAAAGAATCTTGGAAAATAGATTGGACACCTGATTTCATTTTCCCTGGCATGACAAAAGATAGTAAAGTGCGTATGCAAACAACACAACCAAAACGTGGTGAAATATACGATCGTAATGGAAAAGGTCTTGCGACGAATGGGAAAGCTTCTGAGATTGGAATTGTTCCAGAAAAATTAGATGAAACTGCTCCGCAAACGAAAGAAGCAGTAGCGAAGTTGTTAAATATGTCTGTAGAAGAAATTGATCAAAAACTAGCTGCTAAATGGGTAAAACCAGGGTATCTTGTACCAATTGGAATTTTACCTGAAGGGACAACGCAAAATACGTATATTGATTTACCTGGTGTTGCAGCAAAACCTGTAAATGTTCGTACATATCCGTTAGGGGAAGCAGCAGCGCATCTTACTGGTTATATCGGAAAAGTAAATGCAGAAGATTTAAAAACGCTTCAAAAGAAAGGCTATCAAGCCGATGAACCAGTTGGTAAGGCTGGATTAGAGCAAGTATTGGAAGAACAGCTACGCGGGAAAAAAGGTGGCCGTGTCTTCATGGAAGATGCACAAGGAAAAGAAATTAAAAATTTAGCGAAAACAGATGCTGTTGATGGAGAAAATGTAACTTTAACTATCGATAGTGTTGTTCAAGAAAAAACGTATAATGAAATGAAGGGAGAAGCTGGTTCAAGTGCGGCAATTAATCCGAAAAGTGGAGAAACAATTGCTCTTGTAAGTAGCCCAGCTTATAATCCTAATTTAATTGCACGAGGAACATCAAAAGCACAACGCGAGGCTTGGAATAATGATCCGAAAAAACCGATGACGAATCGATTTACACAATTATCGGTACCAGGTTCTGTATTTAAGCCAATTACAGGTGCAATTGGTCTTGAAACGAAAACAATCGATCCAAAAGAAGAATTGAAAATTGAAGGAATGAAATGGACGAAAGATTCTTCTTGGGGCAATTATTACGTAACACGTGTAAAAGATGCAAATCCGATTGATTTTGATAAGGCGATGAAATACTCGGATAATATTTATTTCGCACAAGAAGCTTTGAAAATTGGAAAAGATAAATTTATGGCTGAGGCGAAAAAATTCGGATTTGATGAGAAATTACCAATTGAATACGGATTCCCTGCTTCTAAAATTGCAAATGATGGCATTAAAAATGATATTCAAATGGCAGATACAGGATATGGACAAGGCCAAGTCTTAATGACTCCTCTTCATTTAGCTTTAACGTATGCACCGATTGTAAATGATGGAAAGATTCCATCACCGTATCTTATTAAAACAGATAAACAACCAAAAGTTTGGAAAGAGAACGTGATTTCTAAAGAAAATCAAGATATATTAAAAACGGCTTTAACGAAAGTAATTAACGATCCAGATGGTACGGGAAAAATTGCTAAAATTGATGGTATGACTCTTGCTGGCAAAACAGGTACAGCGGAATTAAAAGTATCCAAAGAGGCAGAAGGAAAAGAACTAGGTTGGTTCGCTGCGTTTGATTTAAATTCACCTGATATGGTCATTACAATGATGATTGAAGATGTAAAAGGTAGAGGCGGAAGTAACATTCCAGCTGAAAAAGTGAAACATATTTTTCAAAAATAG
- a CDS encoding serine hydrolase produces MSKIETPVMTSLQTTVEKMMKDLNVPGAAVAVIKDGEVIISEGFGYRNIETKDAVTPSTRFAIGSSTKAFGTLSLSLLAQQKKFNWDTPVQSYIPNFSLSELLASSQVTGRDLASHRTGVSRHEALWYSSSLSRKDLVEKIKHLPLDAPFRTSFLYNNLMYATISYIVENITNQKWEQYATEYILEPLNMRHTNFSVTDSQTTNDYALPYIENEGEIKEVPFRNIDTVGAAGCINSTIEDMANWVLLHLNEGKFGDHELISSELLQQLYTPHNSIPDQPVLSLPESPLNSYGLGWFISAYRGNKMVHHGGNIDGFSAFVSFMPNENIGLVILTNAGGTLLPIYLANQIFDELLGLESIDWHKRAVEDTEKMKEMMKEATESIPEQIKETTPSHNLEDYTGNFEHPAYGTLQVYKRDDSLYVQFMEMDIQLHHHHYDIFSAKVDLFQMKMSLLFAYEMNVSGEFPSLQLHVPAMLSTQPLAFKKIK; encoded by the coding sequence ATGTCTAAAATTGAAACTCCTGTTATGACTTCTTTACAAACAACGGTTGAAAAAATGATGAAGGATTTAAACGTTCCGGGAGCTGCTGTGGCTGTTATAAAAGACGGTGAAGTTATTATTTCAGAAGGATTTGGCTATAGAAATATAGAGACAAAAGACGCTGTTACACCGAGTACTCGATTCGCAATCGGTTCCTCAACGAAAGCTTTTGGCACACTTTCATTAAGCTTATTAGCACAGCAAAAAAAGTTTAATTGGGATACTCCTGTCCAGTCTTATATACCTAACTTTTCTTTATCTGAACTACTTGCTAGCTCACAAGTTACAGGGCGAGATTTAGCTTCTCATCGAACTGGTGTAAGCCGTCATGAGGCTCTTTGGTATAGCTCTTCCTTATCCCGAAAAGATCTCGTTGAAAAAATAAAACATTTACCACTTGATGCACCGTTCCGGACTTCATTTCTATATAACAACTTAATGTATGCAACAATTAGCTACATTGTTGAAAACATTACAAATCAAAAATGGGAGCAATACGCTACAGAATATATTTTAGAACCTTTAAATATGAGACATACAAACTTCTCTGTTACAGATTCACAAACTACAAATGATTATGCTTTACCTTACATTGAAAATGAAGGTGAAATAAAAGAAGTTCCATTCCGTAACATCGATACAGTCGGCGCTGCTGGATGTATTAATTCTACAATTGAAGATATGGCAAATTGGGTACTTCTTCACTTAAACGAAGGAAAGTTTGGAGATCATGAATTAATCTCCTCTGAATTATTACAACAACTGTATACACCACATAATTCCATTCCAGATCAACCAGTTTTATCACTTCCTGAATCTCCATTAAATAGTTACGGCCTTGGTTGGTTTATTAGCGCTTATCGTGGTAATAAAATGGTTCATCATGGCGGTAATATCGATGGATTTTCAGCGTTTGTTTCATTTATGCCAAATGAAAATATAGGCCTTGTTATATTAACGAATGCTGGAGGTACATTACTTCCTATTTATTTAGCAAACCAAATTTTCGACGAGCTACTCGGATTAGAATCCATCGACTGGCATAAACGTGCTGTAGAAGATACTGAAAAAATGAAGGAAATGATGAAAGAAGCAACTGAATCCATTCCTGAACAAATTAAAGAGACTACACCTTCTCACAATTTAGAGGATTATACTGGTAATTTTGAACACCCTGCATATGGAACATTACAAGTATATAAACGAGATGATTCATTATATGTACAATTTATGGAGATGGATATTCAATTGCACCATCATCATTACGACATCTTCTCTGCAAAAGTTGATTTATTCCAAATGAAAATGAGTTTATTATTCGCTTATGAAATGAATGTGAGTGGTGAATTCCCATCCCTTCAGTTACATGTGCCCGCTATGTTAAGTACTCAGCCACTTGCATTTAAGAAAATTAAATAA